A window from Pochonia chlamydosporia 170 chromosome Unknown PCv3seq00028, whole genome shotgun sequence encodes these proteins:
- a CDS encoding glycogen debranching enzyme (similar to Verticillium alfalfae VaMs.102 XP_003007175.1), whose amino-acid sequence MLLSLLSLPSLVSAQTNTSSQCIPRTLHLSDPPYENYFYSDCNTDAQVVVTSPLPDSNLSIIGPRLIVAWPAGNSGICTFFQPQKDKNGTLAVELVNSTYGEPLGAVNAKTNASSRYPSVGVQGILSFNNSAEIAVAILGSVRNIRDFTEGPSLLSPVIQDAVRVKKYNGTGVQLSRVWLDNVTTTTFTMVPWKNANNKISISNTTVTFGSGFYYFSTHFNYPQLKQLEPKQILNNQSQRLTKQDPRQVNSLSFFSYTEKLLAGGWRFLTYFGRDTLISALLLQPVLSTGNGSAMEAVIGAALERVNRTDGSVCHEETIGDYATFVNLQKNITSTAAGFTYPMIDSDYYLPITMDKYFQSESRRIKPLLATKAGVVNIDNKNLTWGQLAYISAQKIMNITAAFEKNQSVGNLIHLKDGEVVGQWRDSTYGIANARIPFDVNCALAPAALYSISRLAGMSGVYPNNSVTRNWVDVAAKRAKVWESDTLKFFQYNITLETARSRLSNYTKKSTFYKGPTNANSLGNYSSAGQIIDYGIAINSTSTPDVITISHTDTAFRHFLLNDTHDTQLTTFINASANAILRPFPAGLTTPFGAVVANPALSGQDVLVANFTNSAYHGTVIWSWQLALMAKGFERQLERCGGNSTSNSTSSASTPAFCRDKSVFGALKSAYNRLWDVIENNEEQLQSEVWSWTYSGAKNGTGGAYKFSPLGVLPPPPGVSGGTESDVRQLWSLTFLAVERNKKYR is encoded by the coding sequence ATGCTTCtttccctcctctccctcccatCTCTCGTCTCAGCTCAAACCAACACCTCCTCACAATGTATCCCGCGAACTCTACATCTCAGTGACCCCCCCTACGAAAACTACTTCTACTCCGACTGCAACACCGACGCGCAAGTCGTCGTGACCAGCCCCCTGCCTGACAGTAACCTCAGCATAATCGGACCTCGTCTCATCGTCGCATGGCCAGCAGGCAACAGCGGCATATGCACATTCTTCCAACCGCAAAAGGACAAGAATGGCACATTGGCAGTTGAGCTGGTCAATTCAACCTATGGCGAGCCCCTCGGCGCGGTGAATGCCAAGACTAATGCGTCCTCCAGGTATCCCTCTGTTGGCGTCCAAGGTATCTTGTCGTTCAACAACTCTGCCGAGATAGCAGTAGCTATTCTGGGCAGTGTTCGAAACATTCGAGATTTCACAGAGGGACCGAGTCTCTTGAGTCCCGTGATTCAAGATGCTGTCAGGGTGAAAAAGTACAACGGGACGGGGGTGCAGTTGTCGCGCGTGTGGCTGGATAACGTTACCACGACGACGTTTACAATGGTTCCTTGGAAGAATGCAAACAACAAAATCAGCATCTCTAATACGACCGTCACGTTCGGTTCAGGATTCTATTACTTCTCCACGCATTTCAACTATCCGCAGCTGAAACAGCTCGAGCCAAAACAGATTCTGAACAACCAGTCTCAGAGACTTACCAAACAGGACCCAAGGCAAGTGAACTcactctccttcttctcctaCACGGAGAAACTCCTCGCAGGAGGCTGGAGATTCCTCACCTACTTTGGTCGTGATACCCTCATATCCGCACTCTTGTTACAGCCTGTTCTCAGCACGGGTAACGGCTCAGCAATGGAAGCTGTCATTGGCGCAGCTCTGGAACGCGTTAACAGAACAGATGGGTCGGTATGCCACGAGGAAACCATTGGTGATTACGCGACGTTTGTCAATTTACAGAAGAATATCACTTCTACTGCGGCGGGATTCACATATCCCATGATTGATTCGGATTACTACCTCCCCATCACGATGGACAAGTACTTCCAGTCTGAATCGCGCCGAATCAAGCCGCTACTCGCTACAAAGGCTGGCGTCGtcaacatcgacaacaagaaCCTCACCTGGGGACAGTTAGCGTACATCAGCGCCCAAAAGATCATGAACATAACTGCTGCGTTTGAGAAGAACCAATCTGTTGGGAACTTGATCCATCTCAAGGACGGAGAGGTAGTTGGTCAATGGCGTGATTCTACATACGGTATTGCGAATGCCCGTATTCCGTTTGATGTGAATTGCGCGTTGGCCCCGGCCGCATTGTACTCTATTTCCCGACTAGCCGGTATGAGTGGTGTGTATCCGAATAATTCTGTTACCAGAAACTGGGTGGATGTTGCTGCAAAGAGAGCAAAGGTCTGGGAGAGCGACACACTCAAGTTCTTCCAGTATAATATTACTCTAGAGACGGCTCGTTCTCGACTAAGCAATTACACTAAGAAGAGTACATTTTACAAAGGCCCCACGAATGCAAATTCCCTGGGAAATTACTCATCCGCCGGACAAATCATCGACTACGGCATCGCGATAAACAGTACCTCAACACCAGatgtcatcaccatcagccaCACGGATACAGCCTTCAGAcacttcctcctcaatgACACACATGACACCCAACTCACAACATTCATAAACGCCTCTGCCAATGCCATCCTTCGCCCCTTTCCCGCAGGGCTAACCACGCCCTTCGGTGCTGTGGTCGCCAACCCTGCGCTCTCAGGCCAAGATGTCCTCGTTGCCAACTTTACAAATTCCGCTTATCACGGCACCGTCATCTGGAGTTGGCAACTTGCCCTTATGGCCAAAGGTTTCGAGAGACAACTTGAGCGATGTGGTGGAAACTCGACCTCGAACTCAACCTCGAGTGCCTCCACACCAGCCTTCTGCAGAGACAAGTCAGTGTTTGGAGCGCTAAAGAGCGCGTATAATCGATTATGGGACGTGATTGAGAATAATGAGGAGCAGTTGCAATCTGAAGTTTGGAGCTGGACGTATAGCGGAGCTAAGAATGGAACAGGGGGAGCGTACAAATTTTCGCCGTTGGGTGTGTTGCCGCCTCCACCGGGTGTGAGTGGGGGAACAGAGAGTGATGTGAGGCAGTTGTGGAGTTTGACGTTTCTCGCTGTGGAGAGGAATAAGAAGTATCGCTAG
- a CDS encoding polyprotein (similar to Colletotrichum gloeosporioides Nara gc5 XP_007273551.1) — protein MAADDLEVSSRVILKGSGNWDVWISIIRKFAKNQQIWEYVNPDVVQKPVLTPPVEPTPGQAQTNATDIQQLQGDSLSKFQILEARHRSQLQTYKDKTKALATLQEYIVKTVGRYYDIIAKEDDVAKELMILKNRVKPTDWARESEVTDRYYATLKAVSRTKVEEWISKWQVILNEAKNLDLPDIRGLRQTRHFLKAVNAIDPTFSKVWINQMEAKALSHEDDEWQKTFPDGIKISEIFERSYRSTAQSSSSRGAFATFQGEGEPDASRTNSKNPGGKPTCLCGRRHFYSECYYLSDSVRPAGWSPDNKVQEEIDQKLQHPTIKGKVERSIRNRRKKEEQSQQQDGSEIKGTAFAGAITKIQPEAPLPMQQPSDTEIQSTFSTAAVYPLRDSFILDSGSDFHICNNSKRFVEGSYKLCDNAEGAYSGDTQLEILGYGDVIIRIGNADKFRLQNVAYIPRFHTNVASLDLFLQRGYNWNPATGAISRDGKTIFRTVRRYRQPVIEFNQVDYESHMPLATAFTSSTQPRPESAAEAIRWHQRLGHLGSEALERLVQQTTGAKINGPLKIECKDCAVSKAKRVVSRRSPQIKAPRPFWRVYVDIFAMSDGYNGMKYAMLIRDEYTSMIYIYLLKDATTESVLGVLKAFEAYIRRQFDTSICVIHRDNDRALQAEYDAWVRSQGIDDEPTAPDTPAQNGPAERSGGVIGSQSRTMQVGANFPDEMWPETWKTAVYLHNRSPQQANNWKTPFERLHQWLQENNRDTGYLQTQPDITHLKAYGCRAYPLTREALQGKQKKNLKTHPHAEIGYLVGYDSTNIFRVWIPERKEVRRVRDVTFDETRFYDPRDHQQQLHIEEAEPQLQLPAHIESDPEPEEYDGIRTEAHSEPESPPLQEAGSEDETQSTIWVGGQDHSNEETDQELEGFNNQAIGQVVYPTPDSSHRGSHCPDFQDQDNLENRQDHDNEHEIEIDNQPQTEAETPQTRKSTRERKPSERAREAAAGSCAVYRSSFFVGSEQRLHRRSLPPEPRNYKELIGHQFEQDFKEAMEIEWTNVNKRGTVKPIPRDQVTGQVLPLTWVFKYKFNKHGYLQKFKARICVRGDLQQLGSKETYAATLAGRSFRILMAITAKFDLETRQLDAVNAFTNSVLDEDVYVQFPDGYRRRGWVLKLLRALYGLRRSPLLWQKDLTAAFEKLGLRQSQEEPCLFTNSWLTIFFFVDDIVLLYRARHQDAADKFIVKLKTQYEMKDLGELKWFLGIRVLRDRAARKLWLCQDSYIEKIVNQYGITKRDQFKGNLFPTNDLQRRKDKAKPDLVHRYQQKVGSVNYVAVITRPDIAKPISKLAEFLLNPSDQHVYLVDRLMEYLWPTRFLAIQFNGTSSSAEVIKINHSSVPRELRIASDAAFADDPETRKSSQGCFISLFGGPVSWKAGKQTTVTTSSTEAELLAFTHTAKEAIATQRLFQQIDLQLDHPLLIECDNKQTIRLIEADLPRLKTQLKHVDVHNCWARQAYQQGEFQISYTPTTEMVADGLTKILPGQKFKHFVEQLTLVDIRSVLETQDESDSD, from the coding sequence ATGGCCGCTGACGACCTCGAAGTCTCTTCCCGGGTCATCCTCAAAGGATCCGGTAACTGGGACGTGTGGATCAGCATAATCCGCAAGTTCGCGAAGAATCAGCAAATCTGGGAATATGTCAACCCCGACGTTGTACAGAAGCCGGTTCTGACGCCGCCAGTCGAACCGACTCCGGGCCAAGCCCAGACAAACGCCACTGACATACAGCAATTGCAAGGTGATAGCCTTAGCAAGTTCCAAATCCTTGAGGCAAGGCATCGAAGCCAACTTCAGAcctacaaggacaagaccAAAGCTTTGGCAACACTACAAGAATACATCGTCAAAACCGTTGGCAGATACTACGATAtcattgccaaggaagatGATGTCGCAAAGGAACTCATGATCCTGAAGAACCGTGTCAAACCAACTGACTGGGCTCGGGAGAGTGAAGTCACGGATCGATATTACGCTACGCTTAAGGCAGTCAGCAGAACAAAGGTCGAGGAATGGATCTCGAAATGGCAAGTCATACTGAACGAAGCCAAGAATCTTGATCTGCCTGATATAAGAGGCCTGCGACAGACTCGACATTTCCTTAAGGCGGTAAATGCTATTGACCCGACATTCTCGAAGGTCTGGATCAATCAGATGGAAGCAAAGGCCCTATCCCACGAGGATGACGAGTGGCAAAAGACGTTCCCTGACGGAATTAAGATCAGTGAAATTTTCGAACGGTCATATCGATCAACTGCTCAAAGCTCGAGCAGCAGAGGTGCATTCGCCACCTTCCAAGGTGAAGGGGAGCCTGATGCATCCAGAACCAACAGTAAGAACCCAGGGGGAAAACCAACTTGCCTCTGCGGTCGCAGGCACTTCTATTCAGAGTGCTACTACCTTTCTGACTCGGTACGACCAGCTGGATGGTCTCCGGACAACAAAGTCCAGGAAGAAATcgatcagaagcttcaaCACCCTACTATCAAGGGCAAAGTCGAACGGTCCATCAGGAACcgaaggaagaaggaggaacaGTCTCAGCAACAGGATGGATCGGAGATCAAAGGAACCGCCTTTGCCGGAGCCATAACCAAGATTCAGCCAGAAGCTCCGCTACCGATGCAGCAACCATCCGACACCGAGATCCAATCCACTTTCTCAACTGCAGCTGTCTATCCACTTCGTGATTCCTTTATCCTGGACTCTGGATCCGACTTCCACATTTGCAATAACTCCAAACGCTTCGTTGAAGGATCATACAAACTTTGTGACAACGCCGAAGGAGCTTACTCTGGAGATACACAACTCGAAATCCTCGGATACGGCGATGTGATCATCCGCATCGGAAACGCAGACAAGTTCAGGCTCCAAAATGTAGCCTACATCCCAAGATTCCATACCAACGTTGCGTCCCTGGATCTCTTTCTCCAAAGAGGATACAACTGGAACCCAGCAACAGGCGCCATCTCCAGGGACGGAAAGACGATCTTTCGCACAGTGAGGCGATATCGCCAGCCTGTCATTGAATTTAACCAAGTCGATTACGAATCGCACATGCCACTGGCAACCGCCTTCACCTCATCCACGCAGCCGAGACCCGAGTCCGCTGCAGAAGCCATTCGCTGGCACCAACGCCTAGGACACCTTGGGTCTGAAGCCCTTGAACGCCTAGTTCAACAGACAACCGGAGCCAAAATAAATGGCCCACTCAAAATCGAGTGCAAAGACTGCGCCGTTTCAAAGGCAAAACGTGTTGTCTCACGACGAAGCCCGCAGATAAAAGCACCGCGACCTTTCTGGCGCGTCTACGTTGATATCTTCGCCATGAGCGATGGATACAACGGAATGAAATACGCCATGCTGATCAGAGATGAATACACATCCATGATCTACATATACCTTTTAAAGGATGCAACCACTGAGAGTGTCCTCGGAGTGCTAAAGGCCTTTGAAGCCTACATTCGACGACAATTTGATACGTCAATTTGTGTTATCCATCGAGATAATGATCGAGCACTTCAAGCAGAATATGACGCCTGGGTCAGATCCCAAGGGATCGATGACGAACCCACCGCGCCAGACACACCGGCACAAAATGGGCCTGCCGAACGATCTGGGGGGGTAATAGGCAGCCAGTCTCGCACAATGCAGGTTGGTGCCAACTTTCCGGACGAAATGTGGCCTGAGACCTGGAAAACTGCGGTGTATCTACATAACAGATCGCCGCAGCAGGCCAATAACTGGAAAACACCGTTCGAACGGCTGCACCAGTGGCTTCAGGAAAACAATCGAGATACCGGATACCTCCAGACGCAGCCCGACATTACACACCTAAAGGCGTATGGATGCCGCGCCTATCCGCTGACCAGGGAAGCCCTACAAGGTaagcagaagaagaaccTAAAGACCCATCCACATGCAGAGATCGGGTACCTTGTTGGATACGACTCTACCAACATCTTCAGGGTATGGATTccagaaagaaaagaagtTCGCCGAGTCCGAGATGTGACTTTCGACGAAACCCGTTTCTATGATCCAAGGgatcaccagcagcagcttcacattgaagaagcagaaccGCAACTTCAACTCCCTGCCCATATTGAAAGCGACCCAGAACCTGAGGAATATGACGGAATCAGGACAGAGGCGCATAGTGAGCCAGAATCGCCACCTCTCCAGGAGGCAGGAAGCGAAGATGAAACCCAATCAACCATTTGGGTTGGTGGTCAAGACCACTCCAATGAAGAGACGGACCAAGAGCTTGAGGGCTTTAACAACCAAGCCATAGGCCAAGTCGTCTATCCAACTCCTGACTCAAGTCACAGAGGCTCGCACTGCCCAGACTTTCAAGATCAGGACAACCTAGAGAATCGACAAGACCATGACAATGAACATGAGATCGAGATCGATAATCAGCCACAAACAGAAGCGGAAACTCCGCAAACACGCAAATCGACGCGAGAGAGGAAGCCAAGTGAACGAGCTCGCGAAGCAGCAGCTGGTTCCTGTGCAGTTTACCgaagcagcttcttcgtcggcaGCGAACAGAGACTGCACCGGCGAAGTCTTCCTCCAGAGCCAAGAAATTACAAAGAACTTATAGGCCACCAATTTGAACAAGACTTCAAAGAAGCCATGGAAATCGAATGGACAAACGTAAATAAACGTGGAACGGTTAAGCCAATCCCAAGGGATCAGGTAACCGGCCAAGTCCTACCACTGACATGGGTATTCAAATACAAGTTTAACAAACATGGGTATCTTCAAAAGTTCAAAGCACGAATCTGCGTCCGAGGTGATCTCCAACAGCTAGGCTCCAAGGAGACCTATGCAGCCACCCTCGCAGGCCGTTCATTCCGAATCCTGATGGCAATCACCGCCAAATTTGACCTCGAGACGAGACAGCTCGATGCGGTCAACGCATTCACTAACAGTGTACTTGACGAAGACGTCTACGTACAATTCCCAGACGGCTATCGCCGCAGAGGATGGGTCCTGAAACTGCTACGAGCATTATACGGACTAAGACGGTCACCTCTGCTATGGCAGAAGGACCTGACCGCAGCCTTCGAGAAACTTGGCCTCAGACAGAGCCAAGAGGAGCCATGCCTTTTCACAAACAGCTGGCTCacaattttcttcttcgttgaCGACATCGTCCTGTTGTACCGTGCCAGACACCAAGACGCCGCGGACAaattcatcgtcaaactgAAGACTCAATATGAAATGAAGGACCTAGGCGAACTCAAGTGGTTCCTAGGCATTCGAGTCCTGAGAGACAGAGCGGCTCGCAAGCTATGGCTCTGCCAAGACTCATACATTGAAAAGATTGTAAATCAATACGGGATCACAAAGCGTGACCAGTTCAAAGGAAATTTATTCCCCACGAACGACCTGCAACGTCGAAAGGACAAGGCAAAACCAGACCTTGTTCATCGATATCAGCAGAAGGTCGGCTCCGTCAACTATGTCGCGGTCATCACACGACCAGACATTGCAAAACCGATATCCAAGCTTGCAGAATTCCTACTCAATCCATCAGACCAGCATGTATACCTGGTGGATCGCTTAATGGAATATCTCTGGCCCACTCGGTTTCTCGCCATCCAATTCAATGGAACAAGCAGTTCCGCAGAAGTGATCAAAATCAACCACAGCAGCGTTCCACGAGAACTCCGCATCGCATCAGACGCTGCATTCGCTGACGACCCAGAAACACGAAAATCATCACAAGGATGCTTTATTTCCCTATTTGGAGGACCCGTCAGTTGGAAAGCAGGAAAGCAAACCACAGTCACGACCTCATCAACCGAGGCAGAACTGCTAGCGTTTACTCACACGGCAAAAGAGGCAATTGCCACACAACGCCTATTTCAACAAATTGATCTTCAGTTAGATCATCCACTCCTTATTGAATGCGACAATAAGCAAACAATCAGATTAATCGAAGCTGATCTTCCACGACTGAAGACACAGCTCAAGCACGTAGATGTTCATAACTGCTGGGCAAGACAAGCCTATCAGCAAGGAGAATTTCAAATCTCTTACACGCCAACCACTGAAATGGTCGCGGATGGTCTCACGAAGATCTTACCAGGCCAGAAATTCAAGCATTTTGTCGAACAACTTACACTCGTTGATATCAGAAGTGTCCTCGAGACACAAGACGAATCCGATAGCGACTGA
- a CDS encoding DDE superfamily endonuclease, protein MESKIEEALKYLEDFPESKISTVAREYGVPRGRLRSRLDGRGPKIGRPPPHSRLTGPEEKAICRYIDRLDRINLAVRVEFVVDAAEAIINERCGTSNIEPLGRMWAPRFLKRHKYDKRFQKKLHSDRQASEDVNRVSIYFERLNAIIQEHGIQPEDIWNMDETRFRIGVGKDHLIVTKRKRAHYFGLPENRESATAIEAISAGGQYIPAFLILSGQCHMSAWYQIPGLDQDMVLRPTPSGYSNDEICLEWLQHFQKHSAKKTRGAKRLLIIDGHGSHHTKQFIQFCDNHDIIPFGMPPNMTHILQPLDVVVFQPLKHYHAKALEVMARDGVVNIGKLEFLSCVGDVRLQAFKESTSLSAFKKTGIHPFNPHPILQILAARQPEKTPSPPYSGPLSSPFDTPITLRHSVANNQVQT, encoded by the coding sequence ATGGAATCTAAGATAGAAGAGGCCCTGAAATACCTTGAAGACTTTCCGGAGTCAAAAATCAGCACCGTGGCACGAGAATACGGCGTGCCACGTGGCCGCCTGCGCTCCCGCCTCGATGGCCGTGGTCCAAAAATCGGGCGGCCACCCCCCCATTCAAGGCTTACGGGGCCAGAGGAGAAGGCCATTTGCCGCTATATTGATCGCCTTGATAGGATCAATCTTGCCGTGCGTGTTGAATTCGTTGTCGATGCAGCAGAAGCGATCATCAACGAGCGGTGTGGCACATCCAACATTGAGCCCTTGGGCCGTATGTGGGCTCCTCGCTTTCTCAAGCGCCACAAATACGATAAACGGTTCCAAAAGAAGCTCCATTCTGATCGACAGGCCTCCGAGGATGTCAATAGAGTCAGTATATACTTTGAGCGTCTCAATGCTATTATCCAAGAGCACGGTATACAACCAGAAGAtatatggaatatggatgaGACTCGGTTTCGAATTGGTGTTGGAAAGGATCATCTGATCGTTACCAAACGAAAGAGAGCGCATTATTTTGGGCTGCCTGAGAATAGAGAGTCCGCCACGGCGATTGAGGCTATATCAGCAGGTGGGCAATATATACCTGCATTCTTAATCCTCTCTGGGCAATGCCACATGTCTGCATGGTATCAAATTCCTGGATTGGATCAAGATATGGTACTTCGGCCAACCCCTAGCGGCTATTCCAACGATGAGATTTGTCTGGAATGGCTTCAGCACTTCCAGAAGCACTCAGCGAAGAAAACTCGAGGCGCAAAGCGACTCCTTATTATCGATGGCCACGGCTCGCACCATACCAAGCAATTCATCCAGTTTTGTGACAACCATGATATCATACCGTTTGGCATGCCACCAAATATGACACATATACTCCAGCCACTTGACGTAGTGGTTTTCCAGCCATTGAAGCATTACCATGCTAAGGCCTTGGAGGTTATGGCTCGTGATGGAGTGGTTAATATTGGCAAGCTTGAGTTCCTTTCCTGTGTTGGAGATGTACGGCTGCAAGCATTCAAAGAGAGCACCTCATTATCTGCGTTCAAGAAGACCGGGATCCATCCATTCAACCCGCATCCAATACTACAAATCCTAGCGGCACGTCAACCTGAGAAAACACCAAGCCCACCATACAGCGGCCCACTCTCCTCACCATTTGATACCCCAATTACACTCCGTCACAGTGTGGCTAACAATCAGGTTCAAACTTGA